The Streptomyces sp. NBC_01275 genome has a segment encoding these proteins:
- a CDS encoding carboxypeptidase regulatory-like domain-containing protein, with translation MHIPPLRRPGPSGPRLGNRIAAVALSAAIVATAGAADASAGDRTALPASVSSVSASSPKADGTESLCGTPSPGEATCFAIRRTGSSAKRSGAVAAQAPPGFGPADLRAAYALPDDGGEGLTVAVVVAQDAPAAEADLAVYRAQFGLPACTSADGCFTKVDQRGGADYPEPEAGWAGEAALDLDMVSASAPNARLLLVEADDATIESLGAAVRQAVTLGADVVSNSYGTRYDLFDEDPAETAWDAYYDHPGVAIVASSGDDDAGVSFPAASPHVTAVGGTSLRRDAGAARGWSESVWSHDGYGTGSGCSRYLPKPAFQHDPGCDHRTVADVSAVADPDTGVAVYDSYGSAGWGVYGGTSASAPLVAGVYAAAGRAAQDTEPNAYPYSAADEALNDVTDGSNGACDPAYLCTATTGYDGPTGLGTPNGLTAFRMGPHGRITGTVTDARTGRPVPGAAVSAGDDHRTSTDAHGRYALTLPTGTYDLTVDAYGYATATPGEVRVDDGTDLARDLTVTAVPSRTVSGTVTDGSGHGWPLYAAITVDGTPLDPVWTDPATGRYSVSLPTGHTYTLHIATAYPGYRATTRQARVAGRAVQADVAVPVDEEAALAPGYEVHRSGPTEPFTGTTAAPDGWRVADADSSTGGWTFDDPGARGNTTGGKGAFAVVDSDHYGGGVSQDSQLISPDYDFTDRTAPRVAFDTAYRGYDGQSATVDVSTDHGATWTTVWRHTTDSVDGPAHVEIPLPDYTGRSTVRLRFHFTGSYGWWWAVDDVFVGDRTYDKVPGGLVVGHTRDANTEEPVNGAEVTAVATGTSPAVSVPTPTDPATADGLYWLFAPTGDHGRTGTVKLTAVKSLYADRTVTASVARDDVRTTDLALPAGRITATPSAVSASVRQDTTARAKVTVRNTGGAPATVRIQESADATATPPQAGEWQPAPDIAYGVIDNAADAYRGTVYTGFGMEGDDTVDKGLWSYDTTANDTSAAWVRRADAPEARRGPVHGFVDGKWYVAGGKNEAGQAVTSVAVYDPATDTWSSGAAAPEAYSLAGSAVLGGRLYMVGGCAASCGVTAVQAYDPATDSWRSLAPYPLPIAYLACGGLDGHVVCAGGNSPGTGVVDDVYSYDPADDTWSPVASLPTGVWGAAYTTAGGRLLLTGGSVATQATADITAATWSYDPGADAWQRLPDNTTPTYRGAAAAGLYKIGGSTGWGDANAVTTTELLPGYSQTEADDITWLDEETTTLTVPPHSAVTLRLTLDATLPETRRPGHYTAALALVHDTPYTVPPVPVSMKVTTARPRS, from the coding sequence GTGCACATACCACCCCTCAGACGTCCCGGCCCGAGCGGCCCGCGCCTCGGGAACCGGATCGCGGCGGTCGCCCTGAGCGCCGCGATCGTGGCCACGGCGGGTGCGGCGGACGCCTCCGCCGGCGATCGAACAGCGCTCCCCGCTTCGGTCTCCTCCGTCTCTGCCTCCTCGCCGAAGGCCGACGGCACCGAGTCGCTGTGCGGCACGCCCTCGCCCGGAGAGGCGACCTGCTTCGCCATCCGGCGCACCGGCTCGTCCGCGAAACGGTCCGGCGCCGTGGCCGCGCAGGCGCCCCCCGGCTTCGGCCCGGCCGACCTGCGGGCCGCCTACGCGTTGCCCGACGACGGCGGGGAGGGCCTGACCGTCGCCGTGGTCGTCGCCCAGGACGCCCCCGCCGCGGAAGCGGACCTGGCCGTCTACCGCGCCCAGTTCGGCCTTCCGGCCTGCACGAGCGCGGACGGCTGCTTCACCAAGGTCGACCAGCGCGGCGGCGCCGACTATCCGGAGCCCGAGGCAGGCTGGGCCGGCGAGGCCGCGCTCGACCTCGACATGGTGTCGGCCTCCGCCCCGAACGCCCGTCTGTTGCTGGTGGAGGCGGACGACGCCACCATCGAGAGCCTCGGCGCAGCTGTGCGGCAGGCCGTCACCCTGGGCGCCGACGTCGTCTCCAACTCCTACGGCACCCGGTACGACCTCTTCGACGAGGACCCGGCCGAGACCGCCTGGGACGCCTACTACGACCACCCGGGGGTGGCGATCGTCGCCTCGTCCGGCGACGACGACGCCGGCGTGTCCTTCCCGGCCGCCTCACCCCACGTCACCGCGGTCGGCGGCACCAGTCTGCGCCGGGACGCCGGCGCGGCACGCGGCTGGTCGGAGTCGGTGTGGTCGCACGACGGCTACGGCACCGGATCGGGCTGCTCCCGCTACCTGCCCAAGCCCGCGTTCCAGCACGACCCGGGCTGCGACCACCGCACCGTGGCCGACGTGTCGGCCGTGGCGGACCCGGACACCGGTGTGGCCGTGTACGACAGCTACGGCTCTGCGGGCTGGGGCGTCTACGGCGGCACCAGCGCCTCGGCGCCCCTCGTCGCGGGCGTCTACGCCGCCGCCGGTCGTGCCGCCCAGGACACCGAGCCCAACGCCTACCCCTACTCCGCGGCCGACGAAGCGCTCAACGACGTCACGGACGGCTCCAACGGCGCCTGCGATCCCGCCTACCTGTGCACCGCGACCACCGGGTACGACGGCCCCACCGGGCTCGGCACGCCGAACGGACTCACCGCCTTCCGCATGGGCCCGCACGGCCGGATCACCGGCACGGTCACCGACGCCCGCACCGGCCGACCGGTGCCCGGCGCCGCCGTCTCCGCCGGCGACGACCACCGCACCAGCACCGACGCCCACGGCCGCTACGCCCTGACGCTGCCCACGGGAACGTACGACCTGACGGTCGACGCCTACGGCTACGCCACCGCCACACCCGGCGAAGTCCGCGTCGACGACGGCACCGACCTCGCCCGCGACCTCACCGTCACTGCGGTGCCCAGCCGGACCGTCTCCGGAACCGTCACCGACGGATCGGGGCACGGCTGGCCGCTCTACGCGGCGATCACGGTGGACGGCACGCCTCTGGACCCGGTGTGGACCGATCCCGCCACCGGCCGGTACTCGGTGTCCCTGCCGACCGGTCACACCTACACGCTGCACATCGCCACGGCCTACCCCGGATACCGGGCGACGACCCGGCAAGCGAGGGTCGCGGGGCGTGCGGTGCAGGCCGACGTCGCCGTACCCGTGGACGAGGAAGCGGCCCTGGCCCCCGGCTACGAGGTGCACCGCTCGGGCCCGACCGAGCCGTTCACCGGGACCACAGCCGCACCGGACGGCTGGCGGGTGGCCGACGCCGACTCGTCCACCGGCGGCTGGACGTTCGACGACCCCGGGGCGCGCGGCAACACCACCGGCGGCAAGGGCGCGTTCGCCGTCGTGGACAGCGACCACTACGGCGGCGGCGTCTCCCAGGACAGCCAACTCATCAGCCCCGACTACGACTTCACCGACCGCACCGCCCCCCGGGTCGCGTTCGACACCGCCTACCGCGGCTACGACGGGCAGAGCGCGACCGTCGACGTCAGCACCGACCACGGCGCCACCTGGACCACCGTCTGGCGGCACACCACGGACTCGGTGGACGGCCCGGCCCACGTCGAGATCCCCCTGCCCGACTACACGGGCCGCTCCACGGTCCGACTGCGTTTCCACTTCACCGGCAGCTACGGCTGGTGGTGGGCGGTGGACGACGTCTTCGTCGGCGACCGCACCTACGACAAGGTCCCGGGCGGACTGGTCGTCGGCCACACCCGGGACGCCAACACCGAGGAACCGGTCAACGGCGCCGAGGTCACCGCCGTTGCCACGGGCACCTCGCCCGCCGTGTCCGTCCCGACGCCCACCGACCCGGCCACCGCGGACGGCCTGTACTGGCTGTTCGCGCCGACCGGCGACCACGGCCGCACCGGCACCGTGAAGCTGACGGCGGTCAAGTCCCTGTACGCGGACCGCACCGTGACCGCGAGCGTCGCACGCGACGACGTCCGGACCACGGATCTCGCCCTCCCGGCCGGCCGGATCACCGCCACCCCGTCGGCCGTCTCCGCCTCGGTACGGCAGGACACCACGGCCCGCGCCAAGGTCACCGTCCGCAACACCGGCGGCGCCCCGGCCACCGTCCGGATCCAGGAGTCCGCCGACGCGACCGCGACCCCGCCGCAGGCAGGGGAGTGGCAGCCCGCTCCCGACATCGCCTACGGAGTCATCGACAACGCGGCCGACGCCTACCGGGGAACGGTGTACACGGGTTTCGGAATGGAGGGTGACGACACCGTCGACAAGGGCCTGTGGTCCTACGACACGACGGCGAACGACACCTCCGCCGCCTGGGTCCGGCGCGCCGACGCCCCAGAAGCACGGCGCGGTCCCGTCCACGGCTTCGTCGACGGCAAGTGGTACGTAGCCGGCGGCAAGAACGAAGCCGGCCAGGCCGTCACCTCGGTGGCCGTCTACGACCCGGCGACCGACACCTGGTCCAGCGGCGCCGCCGCTCCCGAGGCGTACTCCCTGGCCGGCAGCGCCGTCCTCGGCGGCCGGCTGTACATGGTCGGCGGCTGCGCCGCCAGTTGCGGGGTCACGGCCGTCCAGGCCTACGACCCGGCGACCGACAGCTGGCGGAGCCTGGCGCCGTACCCGCTGCCGATCGCCTATCTCGCCTGCGGCGGACTGGACGGTCACGTCGTGTGCGCCGGCGGCAACTCCCCCGGCACGGGCGTCGTCGACGACGTCTACTCCTACGACCCGGCCGACGACACCTGGTCACCGGTCGCCTCGCTGCCCACCGGCGTATGGGGCGCGGCCTATACCACCGCGGGCGGCCGACTGCTGCTCACCGGCGGCTCCGTCGCCACCCAGGCCACGGCGGACATCACCGCGGCCACCTGGTCCTACGACCCGGGCGCCGACGCCTGGCAGCGGCTCCCGGACAACACCACCCCCACCTACCGCGGCGCCGCGGCGGCCGGCCTGTACAAGATCGGCGGCAGCACCGGCTGGGGCGACGCCAACGCCGTCACCACCACCGAACTCCTGCCCGGCTACAGCCAAACGGAGGCCGACGACATCACCTGGCTCGACGAGGAGACCACCACGCTCACCGTCCCGCCGCACTCGGCCGTCACCCTGCGGCTCACCCTCGACGCGACCCTGCCCGAGACCCGGCGCCCCGGCCATTACACGGCCGCACTCGCCCTCGTCCACGACACGCCGTACACGGTTCCGCCGGTACCGGTCTCGATGAAGGTCACCACGGCCCGACCACGCTCCTGA
- a CDS encoding Fic family protein, whose product MRDLPRQEFVIRLAEPHGDMNVLHPFREGNGRAQRAFPAQPGHDAGYDLSWSGMDPQRNEDASVKSFLGDNSLSELSATRPVRISVPVRYGIKYQSGRGCASWPSPQARRAGTFSP is encoded by the coding sequence CTGCGGGATCTCCCCCGGCAGGAATTCGTCATCCGACTGGCCGAGCCGCACGGCGACATGAACGTCCTCCACCCGTTCCGCGAGGGCAACGGCCGTGCCCAGCGGGCATTCCCGGCCCAACCCGGCCACGACGCGGGATACGACCTGAGCTGGTCGGGCATGGACCCTCAGCGCAACGAGGACGCCTCGGTGAAGAGCTTCCTCGGCGACAACAGCCTGTCGGAGTTGAGCGCAACCAGACCGGTACGGATTTCCGTACCAGTTCGGTACGGTATTAAGTACCAGTCTGGGAGAGGATGTGCGTCATGGCCCTCACCGCAAGCGAGGCGCGCAGGGACCTTTTCCCCCTGA
- a CDS encoding type II toxin-antitoxin system Phd/YefM family antitoxin yields MALTASEARRDLFPLIKKVNDDHAPVRIHSKNGDAILMSAEDYDAWQETVYLLRSPANARRLMEAVARDRAGQTGITKTLEELQELAGEE; encoded by the coding sequence ATGGCCCTCACCGCAAGCGAGGCGCGCAGGGACCTTTTCCCCCTGATCAAGAAGGTCAACGACGACCACGCGCCCGTACGCATCCACTCCAAGAACGGCGACGCCATACTCATGTCCGCAGAGGACTACGACGCCTGGCAGGAGACCGTCTACCTCCTACGCTCCCCGGCCAACGCTCGCCGCCTCATGGAAGCCGTCGCCCGCGACCGTGCTGGCCAGACAGGGATCACGAAGACCCTGGAGGAGCTCCAGGAACTGGCCGGTGAGGAGTGA
- a CDS encoding Txe/YoeB family addiction module toxin, with protein MREVNFDPADWDDFQHWLETDRKMVRRVVRLIGEIQRDPFNGIGKPEPLKGDLSGYWSRRIDDEHRLVYRADDKQVKILKARYHYTD; from the coding sequence GTGAGGGAAGTCAACTTCGACCCGGCCGACTGGGACGACTTCCAGCACTGGCTGGAGACCGACCGCAAGATGGTGCGCCGCGTCGTTCGCCTCATCGGCGAAATCCAGCGCGACCCGTTCAACGGCATCGGCAAGCCCGAACCGCTCAAGGGAGACCTGTCCGGCTACTGGTCGCGACGCATCGACGACGAACACCGCCTCGTCTACCGAGCCGACGACAAACAGGTCAAGATCCTCAAGGCTCGGTACCACTACACGGACTGA
- the tgmA gene encoding putative ATP-grasp-modified RiPP, with product MTASVALPAPTRPWGVGRLAPYPTTIRRPHATVAIDPTTQLGVFRDRTGQVVEMGKHGTSSGTETSTTTNSDSKNDQGHDQDSSQD from the coding sequence ATGACCGCCTCCGTCGCACTCCCCGCCCCCACGCGGCCGTGGGGTGTGGGCCGACTCGCGCCCTACCCGACGACCATCCGCCGGCCCCACGCCACGGTCGCCATCGACCCCACCACGCAGCTCGGGGTGTTCCGTGACCGCACCGGCCAGGTGGTCGAGATGGGCAAGCACGGCACCAGCTCCGGAACCGAGACCTCCACGACGACGAACTCGGACTCCAAGAACGATCAGGGTCACGATCAGGACAGCAGCCAGGACTGA
- the tgmB gene encoding ATP-grasp ribosomal peptide maturase, which produces MTRTEERPVLVATEADDITADMVITELNWRDVPVVRFNLADIGEGLTVSARFGTCPAPVVGQVRTPSRTADLARVRSVYWRRPEWPSFPHLSPDDSRFAAAQVRYGLGGTLYALGDPLWVNHALRIAAADYKPAQLTLAQRLGFTVPPTLVTNDPAEAREFIRAQGDAIFKTLRWTPYTRDGVPVTGWAAPVTADEIDDSVRIAPHLFQARVDKVADLRVLIVGRHTFAVRIDSELLDWRKDYSVLTYTVEHLPDSVDKALHVYLDRLELVSGSFDLAVDRAGVYWWLELNPNGQWGWLEKETGLPMSAAFADLLMQGDRR; this is translated from the coding sequence ATGACCAGGACCGAGGAGAGGCCGGTTCTGGTGGCCACCGAGGCGGACGACATCACCGCCGACATGGTGATCACCGAGCTCAACTGGCGCGATGTGCCGGTGGTCCGGTTCAACCTCGCCGACATCGGCGAGGGCCTCACGGTCTCGGCTCGGTTCGGCACCTGCCCGGCCCCTGTGGTCGGGCAGGTGCGCACCCCGTCGAGAACCGCCGACCTGGCCCGCGTCCGATCGGTGTACTGGCGCCGCCCGGAGTGGCCGTCGTTCCCCCACCTGTCCCCGGACGACTCCCGTTTCGCGGCGGCGCAGGTCCGCTACGGGCTCGGGGGCACGCTCTACGCCTTGGGCGACCCGCTCTGGGTCAACCACGCGTTACGCATCGCCGCGGCCGACTACAAACCCGCTCAGCTCACCCTCGCCCAGCGACTCGGCTTCACCGTCCCGCCCACCCTCGTCACCAACGACCCCGCCGAGGCACGCGAGTTCATTCGCGCTCAAGGAGACGCGATCTTCAAGACGCTGCGGTGGACCCCGTACACGCGCGACGGCGTGCCGGTGACCGGTTGGGCCGCCCCCGTCACCGCCGACGAGATCGACGACAGCGTTCGCATCGCCCCGCACCTGTTCCAGGCCCGCGTGGACAAGGTCGCCGACCTCCGCGTCCTGATCGTGGGCCGGCACACCTTCGCCGTACGCATCGACTCCGAACTGCTGGACTGGCGCAAGGACTACAGCGTCCTGACGTACACCGTCGAACACCTCCCCGACAGCGTGGACAAGGCACTGCACGTCTACCTGGACCGCCTGGAACTGGTATCGGGGAGCTTCGACCTCGCGGTGGACCGGGCGGGGGTCTACTGGTGGCTGGAGCTGAACCCCAACGGGCAGTGGGGATGGCTGGAGAAGGAGACCGGCCTCCCGATGTCCGCCGCCTTCGCCGACCTACTCATGCAAGGAGACCGCCGATGA
- the tgmC gene encoding ATP-grasp peptide maturase system methyltransferase: MTDPASERRRMAAVLANKGVLKSPWLRGAVETIPRERFLHPGVFLDEGRTWRPVTALGTAPDEWLKIAYSVDTLTTQLNGNLTADRAGEPVVGVPTSSSTDPTTVIRMIEALDLTAGHRVLEIGTGTGYSTALMCHYLGEDNVTTVEVDPQVAARADAALESVGHSTWTVTGDGLLGHPHRAPYDRVIATCAVRRIPYTWVRQTKPGGIVLSTVGSWPWGTGLAKVTVGDNGTAEGAIIARSSFMQARSQTVTPLAGDLSARTAYADSKRPALVSPLVLEEWMPAFLAQLAAPGAQFVRAARSDGSPLRYLFDPERESFVEFISDGESWTVRQGGPVALWDDIERSLVAWQDAGAPDIDAVRLRVTDQSHVYWIDDCPSLRLEHRLA, from the coding sequence ATGACCGACCCGGCATCCGAGCGGCGCCGCATGGCGGCCGTGCTCGCGAACAAGGGCGTCCTGAAGTCCCCCTGGCTGCGCGGGGCCGTCGAGACCATCCCCCGCGAGCGGTTCCTCCATCCTGGAGTCTTCCTCGACGAGGGGCGGACCTGGCGGCCCGTCACCGCCCTCGGCACCGCCCCGGACGAGTGGCTGAAGATCGCGTACAGCGTCGACACCCTCACCACCCAGCTCAACGGCAACCTCACCGCCGACCGGGCCGGCGAACCCGTCGTGGGCGTGCCCACGTCGTCCTCGACCGACCCGACCACCGTCATCCGCATGATCGAGGCCCTGGACCTCACGGCGGGACACCGCGTCCTGGAGATCGGCACGGGCACCGGCTATTCCACAGCCCTGATGTGCCACTACCTCGGCGAGGACAACGTCACCACGGTCGAGGTCGACCCGCAGGTGGCGGCACGCGCCGATGCCGCCCTGGAATCCGTCGGCCACTCGACGTGGACGGTGACGGGCGACGGGCTTCTCGGCCATCCGCACCGGGCACCATACGACCGGGTCATCGCCACCTGCGCGGTGCGTCGCATCCCGTACACATGGGTCCGGCAGACGAAGCCCGGTGGCATCGTCCTCAGCACGGTCGGCTCCTGGCCCTGGGGAACTGGTCTCGCAAAGGTCACCGTTGGCGATAACGGCACCGCCGAGGGCGCGATCATCGCACGCTCCTCCTTCATGCAGGCGCGGTCCCAGACAGTGACGCCCTTGGCCGGCGACCTCTCTGCCCGCACCGCCTACGCGGACAGTAAGCGGCCCGCGCTGGTGTCTCCCCTCGTCCTGGAGGAGTGGATGCCCGCGTTCCTCGCGCAGCTCGCCGCACCCGGTGCGCAGTTCGTCCGCGCCGCCCGCAGCGACGGCTCGCCCTTGCGGTACCTGTTCGATCCGGAGCGGGAGTCGTTCGTCGAGTTCATCTCCGACGGCGAGAGCTGGACCGTCCGCCAGGGCGGCCCCGTGGCTCTGTGGGACGACATCGAACGCTCCCTTGTCGCCTGGCAGGACGCCGGGGCTCCGGACATCGATGCGGTGCGACTCCGCGTCACCGACCAGTCCCACGTGTACTGGATCGACGACTGCCCTTCGCTGCGCTTGGAACACCGGCTCGCCTGA
- a CDS encoding DUF6087 family protein has protein sequence MDDEPLSEWVKRRDMKRGQLRAAPLVPGKGLQGAHLNPDAPRVIERWNGHIWEFYGFAVNLAEAQRILYPDNKVAPASGAAPKLGPGTGRHRKPQAPR, from the coding sequence ATGGACGACGAACCGCTCTCCGAATGGGTCAAGCGCCGTGACATGAAGAGGGGACAGCTCCGCGCGGCCCCTCTCGTCCCTGGCAAAGGCCTGCAGGGGGCGCATCTGAATCCTGACGCACCCCGCGTGATCGAGCGATGGAACGGGCACATCTGGGAGTTCTACGGCTTCGCGGTGAACCTCGCCGAGGCACAGCGCATCCTGTACCCCGATAACAAGGTCGCCCCAGCCTCGGGAGCGGCGCCGAAGCTCGGTCCCGGAACCGGCAGGCACCGGAAGCCTCAGGCCCCGCGATAG
- a CDS encoding AraC family transcriptional regulator: MGRCGPPLDLLTARFDRHVYAPHAHEEFTVGVCVGGSEIIDYRGGRIRTGPGSIVVLAPGETHTGGPGTPTEGYAYRALYAAPALLTDGTLGAACGIPHFREPLLDDPELAAALRRAHTDLAACPDPLEAESRLPWLLTALTQRHSTSRPTSDVALPDAHRLTRAVRDRLADELLAPPSLADLAADFGLSRYQLLRAFRTSTGMPPYAWLAQYRVARARGLLESGLRPAQAAALVGFADQAHLTRWFRRVLGVTPAAYRNSVQDA; this comes from the coding sequence ATGGGCCGCTGCGGTCCGCCGCTCGACCTCCTCACCGCCCGCTTCGACCGGCATGTCTACGCGCCGCACGCGCACGAGGAGTTCACCGTCGGGGTCTGTGTGGGCGGCTCCGAGATCATCGACTACCGGGGCGGCCGCATCCGCACCGGTCCGGGCTCCATCGTCGTCCTGGCCCCCGGCGAGACCCACACCGGCGGCCCCGGCACCCCCACCGAGGGGTACGCCTACCGCGCGTTGTACGCGGCGCCCGCCCTGCTGACCGACGGCACACTCGGCGCCGCCTGCGGCATCCCCCACTTCCGCGAACCCCTCCTGGACGACCCCGAGCTGGCCGCCGCGCTGCGCCGCGCCCACACCGACCTCGCCGCCTGCCCCGACCCCCTGGAGGCCGAGTCCCGCCTCCCCTGGCTGCTCACGGCCCTCACCCAGCGCCACTCCACGTCCCGGCCGACCTCCGACGTCGCCCTCCCCGACGCGCACCGCCTCACCCGAGCGGTCCGCGACCGGCTCGCCGACGAACTCCTCGCCCCGCCCTCCCTGGCCGACCTGGCCGCCGACTTCGGTCTGTCCCGCTACCAACTCCTGCGCGCCTTCCGTACGTCGACCGGCATGCCGCCCTACGCCTGGCTCGCGCAGTACCGGGTGGCACGGGCCCGCGGCCTGCTGGAGTCCGGGCTGCGCCCGGCTCAGGCGGCGGCCCTGGTGGGCTTCGCGGACCAGGCCCACCTCACCCGCTGGTTCCGGCGGGTGCTGGGCGTGACCCCGGCCGCGTACCGCAACAGCGTTCAAGACGCCTGA
- a CDS encoding RNB domain-containing ribonuclease: MPRRHIRVTGAPEAPLRAALTALRTALGVPGDFPPKVLAEAEGVARAPALPAYDATDLPFLTLDPPASTDLDQALHLSRQGAGYRVRYAIADVAAFVVPDGPLDAEAHRRVTTLYLPDGKAPLHPAVLSEGAASLLPGQVRPAALWTLDLDADGRVSAVDVRRALVRSRAKLDYAGVQRQLDAGTAEEPLRLLAVVGRLREGLEVERGGISLNVPEQEIVERDHAYELTYRVPLPAEGWNAQLSLLTGMAAADLMLASGTGVLRTLPAAPDGAVGRLRRTAHALRIDWPHHVSYAQLIRSLDPHELRHAAFLQECTTLLRGAGYTVFRDGKLPALTTHAAVAAPYTHCTAPLRRLADRYATELCLAAAAGDAPPAWVLAALDALPHEMAEGGRRANAVERACVDIVEAALLRDRVGEVFDGCVVDVDEHRPTVGTVQLESPAVVGRIDGDRLPLGERLRVRLTRADPAGSAGSAGPAVRFTPA; this comes from the coding sequence ATGCCCCGCCGCCACATCCGCGTGACCGGCGCCCCCGAAGCCCCCCTCCGGGCCGCCCTCACCGCCCTGCGCACCGCACTCGGCGTGCCCGGGGACTTCCCGCCCAAGGTCCTCGCCGAGGCGGAAGGCGTGGCGCGAGCCCCCGCCCTGCCCGCCTACGACGCCACCGACCTCCCCTTCCTGACCCTCGACCCGCCCGCCTCCACCGACCTCGACCAGGCGCTGCACCTGTCCCGGCAGGGCGCCGGCTACCGCGTCCGGTACGCCATCGCCGACGTCGCCGCCTTCGTCGTACCGGACGGGCCGCTGGACGCCGAGGCGCATCGCAGGGTGACCACGCTCTACCTGCCCGACGGGAAGGCGCCGCTGCACCCGGCCGTGCTGAGCGAGGGGGCCGCCAGCCTCCTGCCCGGCCAGGTCCGCCCCGCCGCCCTGTGGACCCTCGACCTCGACGCGGACGGCCGGGTCAGTGCCGTAGACGTCCGCCGGGCCCTCGTGCGCAGCCGCGCCAAGCTCGACTACGCGGGCGTGCAGCGGCAGCTCGACGCAGGGACCGCCGAGGAGCCGCTGCGGCTGCTGGCCGTCGTCGGGCGGCTGCGCGAGGGCCTGGAGGTGGAACGCGGCGGCATCTCGTTGAACGTGCCCGAGCAGGAGATCGTCGAGCGGGACCACGCCTACGAGCTGACGTACCGCGTCCCGCTCCCCGCCGAGGGCTGGAACGCCCAGCTCTCCCTGCTCACCGGGATGGCCGCGGCCGACCTGATGCTGGCCTCGGGCACGGGCGTCCTGCGCACCCTGCCCGCCGCCCCCGACGGCGCAGTCGGCCGGCTGCGCCGCACCGCGCACGCCCTGCGCATCGACTGGCCGCACCATGTGTCGTATGCGCAGCTGATCCGTTCGCTCGACCCGCACGAACTTCGCCACGCGGCCTTCCTCCAGGAGTGCACGACCCTGCTGCGCGGCGCGGGCTACACCGTCTTCCGGGACGGGAAGCTCCCCGCCCTCACCACGCACGCCGCGGTAGCCGCCCCCTACACGCACTGCACGGCTCCCCTCCGTCGGCTCGCCGACCGCTACGCCACCGAGCTGTGCCTGGCCGCCGCGGCGGGCGACGCCCCGCCCGCCTGGGTGCTCGCCGCGCTGGACGCCCTGCCGCACGAGATGGCCGAGGGCGGGCGGCGGGCGAACGCCGTCGAGCGGGCCTGCGTCGACATCGTCGAGGCCGCGCTGCTCAGGGACCGGGTCGGGGAGGTGTTCGACGGCTGCGTCGTCGACGTCGACGAGCACCGCCCGACCGTCGGGACCGTCCAACTGGAGTCCCCGGCGGTCGTCGGCCGCATCGACGGCGACCGACTCCCCCTGGGCGAACGCCTGCGCGTCCGTCTCACCCGGGCCGACCCGGCGGGGTCGGCAGGGTCGGCAGGACCGGCGGTGCGCTTCACACCGGCGTGA
- the yaaA gene encoding peroxide stress protein YaaA encodes MLVLLPPSEGKASSGRGAPLKPESLSLPGLGAARASVLDELVELCSGDEEKAREVLGLSEGLRGEIAKNTELRTAGARPAGEIYTGVLYDALDLASLDAAARRRAARSLLVFSGLWGAVRVTDRIPSYRCSMGVKLPGLGALGAYWRTPMASVLPEAAGDGLVLDLRSAAYAAAWKPKGEVAARTASVRVLHAPTRKVVSHFNKATKGRIVRSLLTSGIAPEGPAELVTVLRDLGYVVEEQAPARAGAAWTLDVLVDEVH; translated from the coding sequence GTGCTCGTCCTGCTGCCGCCCTCGGAGGGCAAGGCGTCGTCCGGCCGTGGCGCCCCGCTGAAGCCGGAGTCGCTGTCCCTGCCGGGGCTCGGCGCCGCGCGCGCGAGCGTCCTCGACGAGCTGGTCGAGCTGTGCTCCGGCGACGAGGAGAAGGCGCGGGAGGTGCTGGGGCTGAGCGAGGGGCTGCGGGGCGAGATCGCCAAGAACACGGAGCTCAGGACGGCCGGGGCGCGGCCAGCCGGGGAGATCTACACGGGCGTGCTGTACGACGCCCTGGACCTGGCCTCGCTGGACGCGGCCGCGAGGAGGCGCGCCGCGCGTTCGCTGCTGGTGTTCTCCGGGTTGTGGGGCGCCGTCCGGGTGACGGACCGGATCCCGTCGTACCGCTGCTCGATGGGCGTGAAGCTGCCGGGGCTCGGCGCGCTGGGCGCGTACTGGCGGACGCCGATGGCGTCCGTGCTGCCCGAGGCGGCCGGGGACGGGCTGGTGCTGGACCTGCGGTCGGCGGCGTACGCGGCCGCGTGGAAGCCCAAGGGCGAGGTGGCCGCGCGGACGGCGAGCGTACGGGTGCTGCACGCGCCGACCCGCAAGGTCGTCAGTCACTTCAACAAGGCGACCAAGGGGCGGATCGTACGGAGTCTGCTGACGTCGGGGATCGCCCCTGAGGGGCCGGCGGAGCTGGTGACGGTGCTGCGGGACCTCGGGTACGTGGTCGAGGAGCAGGCGCCTGCGCGGGCGGGGGCTGCCTGGACGCTGGACGTGCTGGTGGACGAGGTCCACTGA